One Malus sylvestris chromosome 14, drMalSylv7.2, whole genome shotgun sequence DNA segment encodes these proteins:
- the LOC126599950 gene encoding delta(12)-fatty-acid desaturase FAD2-like translates to MGAGGNMTALRVRKIAEADTVKRVPYTKPPFSLGEVKKAIPPHCFQRSVIRSFSYVFYDLAIVSILYYIASTYIQNLSQPLSFLAWPIYWYVQGCVCTGVWVIAHECGHHAFSDYQWLDDTVGLILHSCLLVPYFSWKYSHRRHHSNTGSLERDEVFVPKQKSAIGWWAKYLNNPPGRFLTLAVQLTLGWPLYLAFNVSGRPYKGFACHYHPYGPIFSDRERLQIFVSDAGVLAVFYGLYRLAVAKGLAWVICFYGGPLMVVNGYLVLITYLQHTHPALPHYDSSEWDWFRGALATVDRDYGILNKVFHNITDTHVAHHLFSTMPHYHAMEATKVIKPILGEYYQFDGTPVYKAMFREVKECIYVEPDEGDEKGVFWYNNKL, encoded by the coding sequence ATGGGTGCCGGTGGAAATATGACTGCACTCCGTGTGCGTAAAATTGCTGAAGCCGACACTGTCAAGCGAGTTCCGTACACAAAGCCTCCGTTCAGCCTCGGCGAGGTCAAGAAAGCCATCCCACCTCATTGTTTTCAGCGCTCTGTCATCCGCTCCTTCTCCTATGTCTTTTATGACCTCGCCATTGTTTCCATCCTTTACTACATTGCTTCCACCTACATCCAGAATCTCTCTCAACCTCTCTCCTTCTTGGCATGGCCTATTTACTGGTATGTTCAGGGCTGTGTTTGCACCGGTGTTTGGGTCATAGCACATGAGTGCGGGCACCATGCTTTCAGTGATTACCAGTGGCTGGATGACACTGTTGGCTTGATTCTCCACTCCTGCCTTCTTGTCCCATACTTCTCATGGAAGTATAGCCATCGCCGCCACCATTCCAACACAGGTTCCCTTGAGCGGGATGAAGTCTTTGTCCCCAAGCAAAAGTCTGCGATAGGGTGGTGGGCAAAATATCTAAACAACCCACCAGGCAGATTCCTCACACTCGCCGTCCAACTCACTCTAGGCTGGCCTCTGTATCTTGCATTCAACGTTTCTGGAAGGCCCTACAAAGGATTTGCCTGCCACTATCATCCATATGGCCCAATCTTCTCTGATCGCGAACGATTACAGATATTTGTGTCTGATGCTGGTGTTCTTGCTGTCTTCTATGGGCTTTACCGTCTTGCCGTTGCCAAGGGGCTTGCTTGGGTTATATGCTTCTACGGAGGTCCTCTAATGGTGGTGAACGGATATTTGGTGTTAATCACTTACTTGCAGCACACTCACCCTGCATTGCCGCACTATGATTCCTCCGAATGGGACTGGTTCAGGGGAGCTTTGGCCACCGTTGACAGAGACTACGGAATCCTGAACAAGGTCTTCCACAACATCACAGACACTCATGTTGCTCACCATTTGTTCTCAACCATGCCGCACTATCACGCAATGGAGGCGACCAAGGTGATCAAGCCGATCTTGGGCGAGTACTATCAGTTTGACGGGACTCCGGTTTACAAGGCAATGTTTAGGGAGGTGAAGGAGTGTATCTACGTCGAGCCTGACGAGGGTGACGAGAAAGGTGTCTTCTGGTACAATAATAAGCTTTGA